From the genome of Leishmania infantum JPCM5 genome chromosome 34, one region includes:
- a CDS encoding putative pyroglutamyl-peptidase I (PGP) — protein MLHSKAGIVVFITGYGPFATVKVNPSSDIALRVVENLKRHPDVAEMRYTELDVSVTTVAAYFEKVEREIADIIAEHGAGKVKILLCHLGVHNDTTGLIRVEVQGYNELFASVPDVDGKVLNHEPIVPEDGTIEVFHESWFGKAGSPQLEKLERLIQQVNDTIAESWHHSVTGAVTKNEVTPSDADRKDMAMPAFQAPSWAISRNAGRYLCNCALYHALRLQEKNPGIVYGVFIHVVDPIRGKTEIEGGPIVAYNPTTMVQSVQVQRFMHGLLSLMTT, from the coding sequence ATGCTGCACTCAAAGGCGGGCATCGTCGTGTTCATCACGGGCTACGGACCCTTCGCCACTGTGAAGGTGAACCCCAGCTCCGACATTGCCCTTCGTGTCGTGGAGAACCTGAAGCGCCATCCCGACGTAGCGGAGATGCGCTACACGGAGCTGGATGTCAGCGTGACCACCGTCGCGGCGTACTTTGAGAAAGTGGAGAGGGAAATTGCCGACATCATCGCCGAACACGGCGCCGGCAAGGTGAAGATCCTTCTCTGCCACCTAGGTGTTCACAATGACACAACGGGGCTCATCCGCGTCGAGGTGCAGGGCTACAACGAGCTCTTTGCCAGCGTCCCTGACGTGGACGGTAAGGTGCTCAACCACGAGCCCATTGTACCGGAGGACGGCACGATCGAAGTATTTCACGAGAGCTGGTTCGGCAAGGCGGGCTCGCCGCAGCTCGAGAAGCTGGAGCGCTTGATTCAGCAGGTGAACGACACCATTGCCGAGTCATGGCATCACTCTGTGACGGGTGCCGTGACCAAAAATGAGGTGACACCCTCGGACGCAGACAGAAAGGACATGGCGATGCCAGCGTTTCAGGCTCCGAGCTGGGCAATTTCGCGCAACGCAGGGCGCTACCTGTGCAACTGCGCCCTCTACCACGCACTTCGACTTCAGGAAAAGAATCCGGGCATCGTCTATGGTGTCTTCATTCACGTTGTCGATCCGATTCGCGGCAAGACGGAGATCGAGGGCGGTCCAATTGTGGCTTACAACCCAACGACAATGGTGCAATCGGTGCAAGTGCAGCGTTTCATGCACGGCCTGCTGTCTTTGATGACCACGTGA
- a CDS encoding putative amastin-like surface protein, producing the protein MKYNIPVILYVVLQFVAFFFVLVGTPSDMFRIPNTTEGTLCFTLWGDKVSCSSSGYLHYVELLWRDCPLRIPRFRLAQGCAIISIVVYFAALVLGFLLLYGVSLLRWVCLALNIVGSVTLCVVWAAMAVTYNKDEGMNCFAIKELGSYGAGFVLFVLAWILDVINIIILLLPCTAAGAAETDNKAEPPTAQE; encoded by the coding sequence ATGAAGTACAATATCCCCGTCATTCTCTACGTGGTCCTCCAGTTCGTGGCGTTCTTCTTCGTGCTGGTGGGAACACCATCTGACATGTTCCGCATTCCAAATACTACCGAGGGAACGCTTTGCTTCACGCTGTGGGGGGATAAAGTGTCCTGCAGTTCCTCCGGTTATTTGCATTACGTAGAACTGCTCTGGAGAGATTGCCCTTTACGCATCCCCCGATTCCGCCTTGCGCAGGGATGCGCCATCATCTCCATTGTCGTCTACTTTGCGGCGTTGGTGCTGGGCTTTCTTTTGTTGTACGGCGTCTCTCTGCTCCGCTGGGTCTGTCTGGCGCTCAACATTGTCGGCAGTGTCACCCTGTGCGTTGTGTGGGCGGCCATGGCAGTGACGTACAACAAGGACGAAGGTATGAACTGCTTCGCCATAAAGGAGCTCGGAAGCTATGGTGCCGGCTTCGTGCTCTTTGTGCTGGCCTGGATACTGGATGTCATCAACATCATCATCTTGCTGCTCCCGTGCACGGCCGCAGGAGCTGCGGAAACCGATAACAAGGCAGAGCCGCCGACCGCGCAGGAGTAG
- a CDS encoding putative amastin-like surface protein, whose protein sequence is MAYNITVIVYVVVQFVAFLLVLAGTPLDIFRGVAPEILGHKMVCVTLFGLKVDCYNKTYLESTEELWAECLNRLNRFHAAQAFAIISILVYFAAFTFGLLLLFCCPCLRWVCLALNVAGILTLCVVWAAMVVTYYTDDSADCVKAKDEFTFGIGFDLLMTAWCLDIIAAILMLLYAVNYSRMSENEALQQGKQ, encoded by the coding sequence ATGGCATACAATATCACCGTCATTGTCTACGTGGTCGTGCAGTTCGTGGCGTTCCTTCTGGTGCTGGCAGGAACGCCCCTGGACATCTTTCGCGGTGTGGCTCCGGAGATTTTGGGGCACAAAATGGTTTGCGTCACCCTTTTTGGTTTGAAAGTGGACTGCTACAATAAGACGTATTTAGAATCAACGGAGGAGTTGTGGGCGGAGTGTTTAAACCGCCTGAACCGCTTCCACGCTGCACAGGCGTTCGCTATCATCTCCATCCTTGTATACTTTGCGGCATTCACGTTTGGGTTGCTTCTGCTCTTCTGCTGCCCCTGCTTGCGTTGGGTCTGCCTGGCACTGAACGTTGCTGGCATCCTCACCTTGTGCGTTGTGTGGGCGGCCATGGTGGTGACGTACTATACAGATGATAGCGCAGACTGCGTAAAGGCCAAAGACGAATTCACCTTCGGTATCGGCTTTGACCTCTTGATGACGGCTTGGTGCCTGGATATCATCGCTGCCATTTTGATGCTCTTGTACGCGGTGAATTATTCTCGGATGAGCGAAAACGAGGCACTGCAACAAGGAAAACAATAG
- a CDS encoding putative amastin-like surface protein, giving the protein MCVQVCARACGCVPVYMCVCVCERVSPGSVEGCVHWWRSMLTCCGSRPRRPRPGATQTPSVLPLCAALRSPTPFAAVPSPCMLGPCAPAAHLPAVCSERDGRWRRWRCVGGRCCPPPPHTHRHTRAEGPLSHPPPAPCAHAARAAWHRRAYRAPRLGEGVHGRREGQRVRGVPEGGIXKCPPPLLPPSSXXLXPSPALPCLPRCRCGPSLASAGRTPAYVPANGPCAPAVHAPQCHLPVSSPLPPPPVSPRLSVPLFSPLHTAAHAAHPSSAPHTTPAHNNTPNNNACARTPPQHRHRVATPRLSSALPSDPPPAYRLLSPRPPCCVISLSSITAYSAAPLPFLLFSMSPFPLSTSYCYFRQKKYNVSLVVYVVLQFFAFLFVLVGTPSDMFRERFRGGDPLCITLWGLRVTCSSSDYLLFIEMYWSDCRGRVARFRAAQGCAIISVFVFAAALIAGLTLLFCCSSLRLVCLALNIVGSVTVFVVWVAMATTFHHNDGSRCPPMKVDSVYGSGFVLFLIAWLLDIINIIILLLPYTPMDADPNERAG; this is encoded by the coding sequence ATGTGCgtgcaggtgtgcgcacgggcatgcgggtgcgtgccggtgtatatgtgtgtgtgtgtgtgcgagcgcgtgaGTCCGGGGAGTGTGGAGGGGTGTGTGCACTGGTGGAGGAGCATGCTGACGTGCTGCGGCTCGCGTCcccgccgccctcggccCGGCGCCACGCAGACGCCGTCCGTGCTGCCCCtgtgtgctgctcttcgttcccccacccccttcgctgcggtgccgtctCCGTGCATGCTGGGTCCGTGTGCACCCGCCGCGCATCTGCCTGCTGTGTGCAGCGAACGGGatgggcggtggcggcggtggcgctgcgtgggtgggcggtgctgccccccccccccacacacacaccggcacacacgtgcagagGGGCCCCTCTcgcaccctccccctgccccctGCGCACATGCGGCTCGAGCAGCCTGGCACAGGCGCGCCTACAGGGCACCGCGGCTAGGCGAAGGCGTGCATGGGCGGAGGGAAGGCCAGCGGGTGCGGGGCGTGCCAGAGGGGGGTATCNAGAaatgcccccctcccctcctccccccNTCCTCTCNCCNCTTGNCCCCCTCGCCTGCGCTCCCGTgtctccctcgctgccgttgcggccCGTCTCTCGCATCCGCCGGCCGCACCCCTGCCTATGTGCCAGCCAATGGCCCTTGCGCCCCCGCTGTGCACGCGCCCCAGTGCCACTTGCCTGTCTCGTCACCACTGCCTCCCCCGCCTGTCTCTCCCCGTCTCTccgtccctctcttctcccccctgcACACTGCTGCCCACGCCGCCCATCCCTCCTCGGCCCCTCACaccacacccgcacacaacaacacgcccaacaacaacgcgtgcgcgcgcacgccaccgcaACACAGACATCGCGTCGCCACACCTCGactctcctccgctctcccATCTGACCCCCCTCCTGCCtaccgcctcctctctcctcgtccgccgtgctgcgtcatctctctctcatcCATCACCGCTTATTCCGCGGCACCCCTTCCgtttcttctcttttccaTGTCTCCGTTTCCTCTATCCACCTCATATTGTTATTTTCGCCAGAAAAAGTACAATGTGAGCCTTGTTGTCTACGTGGTCCTGCAGTTCTTCGCTTTCCTGTTTGTGCTGGTGGGGACGCCCTCTGACATGTTTCGCGAGAGGTTCCGAGGTGGAGATCCTTTGTGCATTACGCTGTGGGGTCTAAGGGTAACATGTAGCTCCAGCGACTACTTACTCTTCATCGAGATGTACTGGAGCGATTGCCGAGGACGAGTAGCCCGTTTCCGTGCTGCACAAGGGTGCGCCATCATATCCGTCTTTGTTTTCGCTGCGGCCCTCATCGCAGGGCTTACGTTGTtgttctgctgctcctccctccgctTGGTCTGCCTGGCGCTGAACATCGTTGGCAGCGTCACCGTGTTTGTTGTGTGGGTGGCCATGGCGACAACTTTTCACCACAACGATGGCTCTCGTTGCCCACCTATGAAGGTTGACAGCGTCTATGGCTCCGGCTTTGTTCTCTTTCTGATCGCTTGGCTACTGGATATCATCAACATCATCATCTTGCTGCTCCCCTACACGCCCATGGATGCTGATCCAAATGAAAGAGCAGGATAA
- a CDS encoding putative amastin-like surface protein, translated as MKYNIPVILYVVLQFVAFFFVLVGTPIDMFRSSNSSVFVGQCITLWGFKRDCFSLNYVRTVDVSFEKCPSRITRFRLAQGCAIISIFVYGAAFMLGFILLFCCSLLRWVCLVLNVVGMVTSCVVWAAMAVTYNKTDDRVCLPVKTLGRYGAGFVLFVLAWILDVINIFLLLLPYAGVDDGANRKAEPPTAQE; from the coding sequence ATGAAGTACAATATCCCCGTCATTCTCTACGTGGTCCTCCAGTTCGTGGCGTTCTTCTTCGTGCTGGTGGGAACGCCGATTGACATgttccgcagcagcaacagcagtgTTTTCGTTGGCCAGTGCATAACCCTATGGGGTTTTAAACGTGACTGCTTCTCTTTGAATTACGTTCGCACAGTCGATGTGTCTTTTGAAAAGTGCCCTTCACGCATCACCCGATTCCGCCTTGCGCAGGGATGCGCCATCATCTCCATCTTCGTGTACGGCGCGGCGTTCATGCTGGGCTTTATTTTGCTGTTCTGCTGCTCTTTGCTCCGGTGGGTCTGCCTGGTACTCAACGTGGTCGGCATGGTCACCTCGTGCGTTGTGTGGGCGGCCATGGCAGTGACATACAACAAGACTGACGACAGAGTGTGCCTGCCGGTAAAGACGCTGGGAAGATATGGTGCCGGCTTCGTTCTCTTTGTGCTGGCCTGGATACTGGATGTCATCAACATTTTCTTGCTGCTCCTTCCCTATGCCGGCGTGGACGATGGAGCGAATCGAAAGGCAGAGCCGCCGACCGCGCAGGAGTAG